The proteins below come from a single Micromonospora citrea genomic window:
- a CDS encoding aldo/keto reductase, with amino-acid sequence MQQRPLGRSGLAVSRLALGTMTWGRDTDADDAAAQLKSFLDAGGNLIDTADVYGDGDAESVIGSLLGALVPRDELLIATKAGLRPGSGRRRDGSRGHLLRTLDASLRRLNTDHVDLFQVHGYDPDTPLEETLAALDHAVASGRVRYVGVSNFSGWQTARAAAWQAAWPGRAPVVAAQVEYSLLERGVEREVLPACDALGLGVLPWSPLGRGVLTGKYRHGRPADSRAASPHFERFVATYLEPRCSSIVEAVATAAGGLGVSPLEVALAWIRDRPGVVAPILGARTVGQLLGALQVERMTLPEEIITALDDVSAVPVGYPERDG; translated from the coding sequence ATGCAACAGCGACCGCTCGGCCGAAGCGGGCTGGCGGTTTCGCGGCTCGCGCTCGGCACCATGACGTGGGGCCGGGACACCGACGCCGACGACGCGGCCGCCCAGCTGAAGAGTTTCCTCGACGCGGGCGGCAACCTGATCGACACCGCCGACGTCTACGGCGACGGCGACGCCGAGTCGGTGATCGGCTCGCTGCTGGGCGCCCTGGTGCCGCGCGACGAGCTGTTGATCGCGACCAAGGCGGGGCTGCGGCCGGGCAGCGGCCGGCGCCGCGACGGCTCCCGGGGACACCTGCTGCGGACGCTGGACGCCTCGCTGCGCCGCCTCAACACCGACCACGTCGACCTGTTCCAGGTGCACGGCTACGACCCCGACACCCCGCTGGAGGAGACCCTCGCGGCGCTCGACCACGCGGTCGCCAGCGGCCGGGTCCGCTACGTCGGGGTGTCGAACTTCTCCGGCTGGCAGACCGCGCGGGCCGCCGCCTGGCAGGCCGCCTGGCCGGGCCGCGCCCCGGTGGTGGCCGCGCAGGTCGAGTACTCGCTGCTGGAACGGGGCGTGGAGCGGGAGGTGCTGCCCGCGTGCGATGCCCTCGGGCTGGGCGTGCTGCCCTGGTCGCCGCTGGGCCGCGGGGTGCTCACCGGCAAGTACCGGCACGGCCGGCCGGCCGACTCGCGGGCGGCCTCGCCCCACTTCGAGCGGTTCGTCGCCACCTACCTGGAGCCGCGCTGCTCCAGCATCGTCGAGGCGGTCGCCACCGCGGCCGGTGGGCTCGGGGTCTCGCCGCTGGAGGTGGCGCTGGCCTGGATCCGCGACCGCCCCGGTGTGGTGGCGCCGATCCTCGGCGCGCGGACGGTCGGGCAGTTGCTCGGCGCGCTCCAGGTCGAGCGCATGACCCTGCCGGAGGAGATCATCACCGCGCTGG
- a CDS encoding SCO1664 family protein — MTSSELQPRQDGDAALRLLRDGSLELEGRLVDASNTTLRGFLTLDGVTARCVYKPVRGERPLWDFPDGTLAGREVSAYVVSRATGWDLVPPTVLRDGPFGPGSCQLWIDEPADAEPLVGFVPAAALPPRWFPIAAARDDDGTPYALAHADDPRLARLAVLDAVINNADRKGGHVLVGPDDRIYGVDHGVSFHVEEKLRTVLWGWAGRPLPTDAVEMLDALAGQLAGAVGAELADHLTLAELAELAARVDRLRHTGCFPQPSQDWPAVPWPPM, encoded by the coding sequence GTGACGTCGTCGGAACTCCAGCCCCGACAGGACGGCGACGCCGCGCTCCGGCTGCTCCGCGACGGCTCGCTCGAGTTGGAGGGGCGGCTCGTCGACGCCTCCAACACCACGCTGCGGGGCTTCCTGACGCTCGACGGGGTGACCGCGCGGTGCGTCTACAAGCCGGTGCGGGGCGAGCGACCGCTCTGGGACTTCCCGGACGGCACCCTGGCCGGCCGTGAGGTCTCGGCGTACGTGGTCTCCCGGGCCACCGGCTGGGACCTGGTCCCACCGACGGTGCTGCGGGACGGCCCGTTCGGGCCGGGCTCGTGCCAGCTCTGGATCGACGAGCCGGCCGACGCGGAACCGCTGGTCGGGTTCGTGCCGGCCGCCGCGCTGCCGCCGCGCTGGTTCCCGATCGCCGCGGCCCGCGACGACGACGGCACGCCCTACGCGCTCGCCCACGCCGACGACCCGCGGCTGGCCCGCCTCGCGGTGCTCGACGCGGTGATCAACAATGCCGACCGCAAGGGCGGCCACGTGCTGGTCGGCCCGGACGACCGGATCTACGGCGTGGACCACGGGGTGAGCTTCCACGTCGAGGAGAAGCTGCGCACCGTGCTCTGGGGGTGGGCCGGCCGTCCGCTCCCGACCGACGCCGTGGAGATGCTCGACGCGCTCGCCGGCCAGCTCGCCGGCGCGGTCGGCGCGGAGCTGGCCGATCACCTGACCCTGGCCGAGCTCGCCGAGCTGGCCGCCCGGGTCGACCGGCTGCGGCACACCGGGTGCTTCCCGCAGCCGTCGCAGGACTGGCCGGCGGTGCCCTGGCCCCCAATGTGA
- a CDS encoding undecaprenyl-diphosphate phosphatase — MTWVEAIVLGIVQGLTEFLPVSSSGHLRITSAIFFDRDAGASFTAVTQLGTEAAVLIYFAKDIWRITRTWLVGIRDKSVRSSLDYRMGWYVIVGSIPIGLFGFLFKDQIRTAGRNLWLVATTLIVFAFVLAFAEYWGRQTRTLENFRMRDGVVMGFAQAMALIPGVSRSGGTLTAGLLLNLTREAAARYSFLLAIPAVVMSGIFSVGDVFEPAAPGTSVPSVAQMIVATIIAFGVGYAAIAWLLRYVAHHTLYVFVLYRVALGTLVLALLMTGTISAT; from the coding sequence GTGACCTGGGTCGAGGCCATCGTCCTGGGCATCGTCCAGGGACTGACCGAGTTCCTTCCGGTCAGCTCGTCGGGGCACCTGCGAATCACCTCGGCGATCTTCTTCGACCGCGACGCCGGCGCGTCGTTCACCGCGGTCACCCAGTTGGGCACCGAGGCGGCGGTGCTGATCTACTTCGCCAAGGACATCTGGCGGATCACCCGGACGTGGCTGGTCGGCATCCGGGACAAGTCGGTGCGCTCCAGCCTCGACTACCGGATGGGCTGGTACGTCATAGTCGGCTCGATCCCGATCGGGCTGTTCGGCTTCCTGTTCAAGGACCAGATCCGCACCGCCGGCCGGAACCTGTGGCTGGTGGCCACCACGCTGATCGTCTTCGCGTTCGTGCTCGCGTTCGCCGAGTACTGGGGGCGGCAGACCCGCACCCTGGAGAACTTCCGGATGCGCGACGGCGTGGTGATGGGTTTCGCCCAGGCGATGGCGCTGATTCCCGGCGTGTCCCGTTCCGGCGGCACGCTCACCGCCGGGTTGCTGCTCAACCTGACCCGGGAGGCGGCGGCGCGGTACTCGTTCCTGCTGGCCATCCCGGCGGTGGTGATGTCGGGCATCTTCAGCGTCGGCGACGTCTTCGAGCCGGCGGCACCCGGCACCTCGGTGCCGAGCGTCGCACAGATGATCGTCGCCACGATCATCGCCTTCGGCGTCGGCTACGCGGCCATCGCCTGGCTGCTGCGCTACGTCGCCCACCACACCCTGTACGTCTTCGTGCTCTACCGGGTCGCGCTGGGCACCCTGGTGCTGGCGCTGTTGATGACCGGGACCATCAGCGCCACCTGA
- a CDS encoding DUF3090 domain-containing protein has product MTHQVHAFEPPERFVAGTVGPPGERTFFLQARGGGRLVSVALEKVQVSLLAEKLEELLSEAQRRFGVELPEPVAAVGDNDPLDTPVDEEFRVGTLGLAFDVDTATVVIEAIAAGEAEVEVELGEPDDEEDEADEEPDDDLDRLRVRLTPEATRAFIERARRVVNAGRPPCPLCGQPLDPAGHLCPRHNGYHR; this is encoded by the coding sequence ATGACCCACCAGGTGCACGCCTTCGAGCCGCCGGAGCGGTTCGTCGCCGGGACCGTCGGGCCGCCCGGGGAGCGCACGTTCTTCCTCCAGGCGCGCGGCGGCGGCCGGCTGGTCAGCGTCGCGCTGGAGAAGGTCCAGGTGTCGCTGCTCGCCGAGAAGCTGGAGGAGCTGCTCTCCGAGGCGCAGCGCCGGTTCGGTGTCGAACTGCCCGAGCCGGTGGCCGCCGTCGGCGACAACGACCCGCTGGACACGCCGGTCGACGAGGAGTTCCGGGTCGGCACGCTCGGCCTGGCCTTCGACGTGGACACCGCGACCGTGGTGATCGAGGCCATCGCCGCCGGCGAGGCGGAGGTCGAGGTCGAGCTCGGCGAGCCGGACGACGAGGAGGACGAGGCCGACGAGGAGCCGGACGACGACCTCGACCGGCTCCGGGTGCGGCTGACGCCCGAGGCGACCCGCGCGTTCATCGAGCGCGCCCGGCGGGTGGTCAACGCCGGTCGCCCGCCGTGCCCGCTGTGCGGCCAGCCGCTGGATCCGGCGGGTCACCTCTGCCCGCGCCACAACGGTTATCACCGGTGA
- a CDS encoding transposase, translating into MQARLTARRAAVEASADAQRQLHALVITAPEVVRARFRGQSTRAMLTTATRLRPTTNADVDVFTTLTVLRDLARRVRFLEAEATAHEKAIRTIVRSWRPDLLDLTGVGPIVAATVLTAWSHPGRCRNDAAFAMLAGTAPIPATRAYADRRRAQGKTDRKIKRCLKRYVARDLYRRLENPPQPLDAA; encoded by the coding sequence TTGCAGGCACGGCTGACCGCCCGTCGGGCCGCCGTGGAAGCCAGCGCCGACGCCCAGCGGCAGCTGCACGCGCTGGTGATCACCGCCCCCGAGGTGGTGCGGGCCCGGTTCCGCGGCCAGAGCACCCGGGCCATGCTCACCACCGCCACCCGACTGCGCCCTACCACCAACGCCGACGTCGACGTGTTCACCACCCTGACCGTGTTGCGGGACCTCGCCCGCCGCGTCCGCTTCCTCGAAGCCGAAGCCACCGCACACGAGAAAGCGATCCGGACGATCGTGCGTTCCTGGCGACCGGACCTGCTCGACCTCACCGGCGTCGGACCGATCGTCGCGGCCACCGTGCTCACCGCCTGGTCACACCCCGGCCGCTGCCGCAACGACGCCGCGTTCGCCATGCTCGCCGGCACCGCCCCCATCCCCGCCACCCGCGCCTACGCCGACCGCCGCCGCGCCCAAGGCAAAACCGACCGGAAGATCAAACGCTGCCTCAAGCGCTACGTCGCCCGAGACCTCTACCGACGCCTCGAAAACCCACCCCAACCACTTGACGCGGCATAG
- a CDS encoding IS110 family transposase — MSMLADLVEVVIGVDTHKDTHTAAVLDTRTGGVLAMVTVNTDPDGYAELVALTEQHSGLRAWALEGSGGYGAGLARHLADHGELVVELDRPVRPARRAGAKCPTPSTRSAPPATLWRVLTWRSPRPAPNGRRCRHG; from the coding sequence ATGTCTATGCTGGCAGATCTGGTCGAGGTCGTCATCGGCGTCGACACCCACAAAGACACCCACACCGCCGCCGTGCTCGACACCCGCACCGGCGGGGTCCTAGCCATGGTCACGGTGAACACGGACCCGGACGGCTATGCCGAGCTGGTGGCCCTGACCGAGCAGCACTCGGGGTTGCGGGCCTGGGCGCTGGAGGGCTCCGGCGGCTACGGCGCGGGCTTGGCCCGACACCTGGCTGATCATGGTGAGCTGGTCGTGGAACTGGACCGGCCGGTGCGACCGGCCCGCCGCGCCGGGGCGAAGTGTCCGACCCCATCGACGCGGAGCGCGCCGCCCGCGACGCTCTGGCGCGTACTCACCTGGCGCAGCCCAAGACCGGCCCCGAACGGGCGGCGTTGCAGGCACGGCTGA
- a CDS encoding PAC2 family protein gives MTEFDGLPVLRSPVAIAAFEGWNDAADASTAAVEHLEQVWQARQVTELDPEDFYDFQVSRPTITMAEGETRRVEWPTTRFMVASPEGTERDVVLIRGIEPSMRWRTFCEQVLEICHSLEVERVVVLGALLADVPYTRPLPISGSASDAEAARRYQLTPTRYDGPTGIVGVLHDACTRAEVDAVSFWVHVPHYANNPPCPKATLALLHRVEEVLDLPVPMADLAEEAAEWEQRVRSAAEQDAELGEYVRELEERVGDAGITPLTGDEIAQEFEKYLRRRGGSAGPTAGSW, from the coding sequence GTGACCGAGTTCGACGGACTGCCGGTGCTGCGGTCCCCCGTGGCGATCGCCGCGTTCGAGGGTTGGAACGACGCCGCCGACGCGTCCACGGCCGCCGTCGAGCACCTGGAGCAGGTGTGGCAGGCCCGGCAGGTCACCGAGCTGGACCCGGAGGACTTCTACGACTTCCAGGTCAGCCGCCCCACCATCACCATGGCCGAGGGCGAGACCCGCCGGGTGGAGTGGCCCACCACGCGCTTCATGGTGGCCAGCCCCGAGGGCACCGAACGCGACGTGGTGCTGATCCGGGGCATCGAGCCGAGCATGCGGTGGCGCACCTTCTGCGAGCAGGTGCTGGAGATCTGCCACAGCCTGGAGGTCGAGCGGGTGGTCGTGCTCGGCGCCCTGCTGGCCGACGTGCCGTACACCCGGCCCCTGCCGATCAGCGGCAGCGCATCCGACGCGGAGGCCGCGCGGCGCTACCAGCTCACCCCCACCCGCTACGACGGCCCGACGGGCATCGTGGGCGTGCTGCACGACGCCTGCACCCGCGCCGAGGTCGACGCGGTCTCGTTCTGGGTGCACGTGCCGCACTACGCCAACAACCCGCCCTGCCCGAAGGCGACGCTCGCCCTGCTGCACCGCGTCGAGGAGGTGCTCGACCTGCCGGTGCCGATGGCCGACCTCGCCGAGGAGGCCGCCGAGTGGGAGCAGCGGGTGCGCAGCGCCGCCGAGCAGGACGCGGAGCTCGGCGAGTACGTGCGCGAGCTGGAGGAACGCGTCGGCGACGCGGGCATCACCCCGCTGACCGGCGACGAGATCGCCCAGGAGTTCGAGAAGTACCTGCGTCGGCGCGGCGGCTCCGCCGGCCCCACCGCCGGCTCCTGGTAG
- a CDS encoding helix-turn-helix domain-containing protein — MDDDLDEALGAVGPRLRALRRQRATTLAELSATTGISVSTLSRLESGARRPTLELLLPLAKAHGVTLDELVGAPPTGDPRIHLRPVTRHGMTMLPLTRRAGGIQAYKLVIPASSHRRVPDPQTHEGYEWLYVLNGRLRLVLGAQDLVLSPGEAAEFDTRVPHWFGAADPEPVEFLSLFGTQGERAHLRARPRATPPPPGQGDPD, encoded by the coding sequence ATGGACGACGATCTCGACGAGGCGCTCGGCGCGGTGGGGCCCCGGCTGCGCGCGCTGCGCCGGCAGCGCGCCACGACGCTGGCCGAACTGTCCGCCACGACGGGCATCTCGGTGAGCACCCTGTCCCGGCTGGAGTCGGGCGCCCGGCGACCCACCCTCGAGCTGCTGCTCCCCCTGGCCAAGGCCCACGGCGTCACGCTCGACGAACTCGTCGGCGCCCCGCCGACCGGCGACCCGCGCATCCACCTGCGCCCCGTCACGCGGCACGGCATGACCATGCTGCCGCTCACCCGCCGGGCCGGCGGCATCCAGGCGTACAAGCTCGTCATCCCGGCCAGCAGCCACCGGCGGGTGCCCGACCCGCAGACCCACGAGGGCTACGAGTGGCTCTACGTCCTCAACGGGCGGCTCCGGCTCGTGCTCGGGGCACAGGACCTGGTGCTCTCTCCCGGCGAGGCGGCCGAGTTCGACACCCGCGTGCCGCACTGGTTCGGCGCCGCCGACCCCGAGCCGGTCGAGTTCCTCAGCCTGTTCGGCACGCAGGGCGAGCGCGCCCACCTGCGCGCCCGCCCCCGGGCGACCCCACCACCGCCCGGACAGGGCGATCCGGACTGA
- a CDS encoding GntR family transcriptional regulator — MQINPGAAEFPHRQIAAQLKAQIRRGDWGPGERLPSIPAIAEMFGVAKQTVQRAVDQLRVEGILITKPGSGTYVRGTRRRLNRLSRGRYGGFRGYHTDLAARYRQQLVSVGRAPAPPEVADAFGVADGTELLCRRHLVRTEDSPVEVSASWFLPADTAGTSLERAEAFGRPLYQEAEDATGRRYVSATDTISARQPSREEAEILQIRPDTPVLHLLHVAYDGHRKPIEVAQATWPGPVTTLTEEYRIPAPAADPDPDPGLVLG, encoded by the coding sequence ATGCAGATCAATCCGGGCGCGGCCGAGTTCCCTCACCGGCAGATCGCCGCGCAGCTCAAGGCGCAGATCCGCCGCGGCGACTGGGGGCCGGGCGAGCGACTGCCGTCCATCCCGGCCATTGCCGAGATGTTCGGCGTGGCCAAGCAGACCGTGCAGCGCGCCGTCGACCAGCTGCGCGTCGAGGGCATCCTGATCACCAAGCCCGGCTCCGGGACGTACGTCCGGGGCACCCGGCGGCGGCTCAACCGGCTCTCCCGGGGCCGCTACGGCGGCTTCCGCGGCTACCACACCGACCTGGCCGCCCGCTACCGGCAGCAGCTCGTCTCCGTCGGCCGGGCCCCCGCGCCGCCGGAGGTGGCCGACGCGTTCGGCGTGGCCGACGGCACCGAGCTGCTCTGCCGACGTCATCTCGTGCGCACCGAGGACTCCCCCGTCGAGGTGAGCGCCTCGTGGTTCCTGCCCGCCGACACCGCCGGCACCTCGCTGGAGCGCGCCGAGGCGTTCGGCCGGCCGCTCTACCAGGAGGCCGAGGATGCCACCGGCCGACGGTACGTGTCGGCCACCGACACGATCAGCGCCCGCCAGCCCAGCCGGGAGGAGGCGGAGATCCTCCAGATCCGCCCCGACACGCCCGTGCTGCACCTGCTGCACGTCGCGTACGACGGCCACCGCAAGCCGATCGAGGTCGCCCAGGCCACCTGGCCCGGCCCGGTCACCACCCTCACCGAGGAGTACCGGATCCCGGCCCCCGCCGCCGACCCGGACCCCGACCCGGGCCTCGTCCTGGGCTGA
- a CDS encoding histidine phosphatase family protein: MVTVATLLLLRHGRTTANADGGLAGRQPVELDDTGRAQAAAVGERLRAVPLAAVVTSPLIRCRQTLELALPGAEPVVEEGLIECGYGTWEGQPLKKLAKDPLWPVVQQHPSAAVFPEGEAMAAMAARAVTAVRSWDARVTAEHGPEAVWLACSHGDVIKAIVADALGVHLDLFQRIVADPASVTAIRYTPLRPFLVRLNDTGGDLAALVPPPRRRRRRPARAAGAADSDAAVGGGAGAGR, translated from the coding sequence GTGGTCACCGTGGCGACCCTTCTGCTTCTGCGACACGGCCGAACGACCGCGAACGCGGACGGCGGGCTGGCCGGCCGCCAACCGGTGGAGCTGGACGACACCGGCCGGGCCCAGGCCGCCGCGGTGGGCGAGCGGCTGCGGGCGGTCCCGCTGGCGGCGGTGGTGACCAGCCCGCTGATCCGCTGCCGGCAGACCCTGGAGCTGGCGTTGCCCGGGGCCGAGCCGGTCGTCGAGGAGGGGCTGATCGAGTGCGGCTACGGCACCTGGGAGGGGCAGCCGCTGAAGAAGCTGGCGAAGGACCCGCTCTGGCCCGTGGTCCAGCAGCACCCGAGCGCCGCGGTCTTCCCCGAGGGGGAGGCGATGGCGGCGATGGCGGCGCGGGCGGTCACCGCGGTGCGCTCCTGGGACGCCCGGGTCACCGCCGAGCACGGCCCGGAGGCGGTCTGGCTGGCGTGCAGCCACGGCGATGTGATCAAGGCCATCGTGGCCGACGCGCTCGGCGTGCACCTGGACCTGTTCCAGCGGATCGTGGCCGATCCCGCGTCGGTGACGGCGATCCGCTACACCCCGCTGCGGCCGTTCCTGGTGCGGCTCAACGACACCGGCGGCGACCTCGCCGCCCTGGTGCCGCCGCCGCGCCGGCGGCGTCGCCGGCCGGCCCGAGCGGCCGGCGCGGCCGACTCCGACGCGGCGGTGGGCGGCGGGGCGGGGGCGGGCCGGTGA
- the mshC gene encoding cysteine--1-D-myo-inosityl 2-amino-2-deoxy-alpha-D-glucopyranoside ligase gives MDSWAGHEVPRLPGRGGPLALFDSARQGVHRSDPSGTATMYVCGITPYDATHLGHAATMITFDLVQRVWRDAGLDVRYVQNVTDIDDPLLERAERDGEDWKVLAMRETALFREDMEALRIIPPAHYVGAVESIPDIAERVLVLLKDGAAYRLEDGTGDVYFDLAAAPRFGYESNLTREQMLEIFPERGGDPDRAGKRDPLDPLLWRGAREGEPSWPGGDLGPGRPGWHIECAVIALNLLGDRIDVQGGGNDLLFPHHECSAAHAERLTGAAPFADHYVHAGMIGLDGEKMSKSRGNLVFVSRLRADRVDPMAVRLALLSGHYRSDRAWTDELLAAAQERLARWRRAAAAPAGAAGEAFLAGVRARLADDLDSPGVVALADEWAEATLAGAADDPAGPALFADTLDALLGIRL, from the coding sequence ATGGACTCTTGGGCGGGACATGAGGTGCCGCGGCTGCCGGGCAGGGGCGGGCCGCTCGCGTTGTTCGACTCGGCGCGTCAGGGTGTCCACCGCAGCGATCCGTCGGGCACCGCGACCATGTACGTCTGCGGCATCACCCCGTACGACGCCACCCACCTCGGCCACGCCGCCACCATGATCACGTTCGACCTGGTGCAGCGGGTGTGGCGCGACGCCGGCCTCGACGTGCGCTACGTGCAGAACGTCACCGACATCGACGACCCGTTGCTGGAGCGGGCCGAGCGCGACGGCGAGGACTGGAAGGTCCTGGCGATGCGCGAGACGGCGCTGTTCCGGGAGGACATGGAGGCGCTGCGGATCATCCCGCCGGCGCACTACGTCGGCGCGGTCGAGTCCATCCCCGACATCGCCGAGAGGGTCCTCGTGCTGCTCAAGGACGGGGCCGCGTACCGCCTGGAGGACGGCACCGGCGACGTCTACTTCGACCTCGCCGCCGCGCCCCGGTTCGGCTACGAGTCCAACCTGACGCGCGAGCAGATGCTGGAGATCTTCCCCGAGCGCGGGGGCGACCCCGACCGGGCCGGCAAGCGCGACCCGCTCGACCCGTTGCTGTGGCGCGGCGCGCGCGAGGGCGAGCCGTCCTGGCCGGGCGGCGACCTGGGCCCCGGCCGCCCGGGCTGGCACATCGAGTGCGCCGTCATCGCGCTCAACCTGCTCGGCGACCGGATCGACGTGCAGGGCGGCGGCAACGACCTGCTCTTCCCGCACCACGAGTGCTCCGCCGCGCACGCCGAGCGGCTCACCGGCGCCGCGCCGTTCGCCGACCACTACGTGCACGCCGGCATGATCGGCCTGGACGGCGAGAAGATGTCGAAGTCCCGGGGCAACCTGGTCTTCGTCTCCCGGCTGCGCGCCGACCGGGTCGACCCGATGGCGGTCCGGCTGGCCCTGCTCTCCGGGCACTACCGCAGCGACCGTGCCTGGACAGACGAGCTGCTCGCCGCCGCGCAGGAGCGGCTGGCCCGCTGGCGGCGGGCCGCCGCCGCGCCCGCCGGCGCCGCGGGGGAGGCGTTCCTGGCCGGCGTACGCGCCCGCCTCGCCGACGACCTCGACTCGCCGGGCGTCGTCGCGCTGGCCGACGAGTGGGCCGAGGCGACCCTGGCCGGCGCCGCCGACGATCCGGCCGGCCCCGCCCTCTTCGCCGACACCCTCGACGCCCTCCTGGGCATCCGCCTCTGA
- a CDS encoding LLM class F420-dependent oxidoreductase, producing MRLGLSLGYQTAWSTPADHLAFAQEADRLGYSVVWAAEAYGSDSPSMLAWMAGQTERIDLGSAVMQIPARTPAMTAMTAATIDALSGGRFRLGLGVSGPQVSEGWHGVRFGKPLARTREFVDIVKLAVGRKSVAYDGEFYTLPLPDGPGKALKLGFHPPREHIPIYLAAVGPKNLELAGEIADGWLAIFYAPEFAEEQLASVRAGRAKVGKELAGFDVVPSVPVVVGDDVATCAELVRWYAALYVGGMGSRQQNFYNQLATRMGYGDAAREVQDLYLAKRQRDAAAAVPLEFIDRTSLLGPKERIAERMREYAAAGVTTLSVTLFAGDRDSGVQTLRTVAEALDLSGVGE from the coding sequence GTGCGACTCGGGCTCAGCCTCGGATACCAGACGGCGTGGAGCACGCCTGCCGATCACCTGGCTTTCGCCCAGGAGGCGGACCGGCTCGGCTACTCGGTGGTGTGGGCGGCGGAGGCCTACGGCTCCGACTCGCCGAGCATGCTCGCCTGGATGGCGGGGCAGACGGAGCGGATCGACCTGGGCAGTGCGGTGATGCAGATCCCCGCCCGCACCCCGGCGATGACCGCGATGACCGCGGCGACCATCGACGCGCTCTCCGGCGGCCGGTTCCGGCTCGGACTGGGGGTGTCCGGCCCGCAGGTCTCCGAGGGCTGGCACGGCGTCCGGTTCGGCAAGCCGCTGGCGCGGACCCGCGAGTTCGTCGACATCGTGAAGCTGGCCGTGGGGCGCAAGAGCGTCGCGTACGACGGCGAGTTCTACACGCTGCCGCTGCCCGACGGGCCGGGCAAGGCGCTGAAGCTGGGCTTCCACCCGCCCCGCGAGCACATCCCGATCTACCTCGCCGCCGTGGGCCCGAAGAACCTGGAGCTGGCCGGCGAGATCGCCGACGGCTGGCTGGCGATCTTCTACGCGCCCGAGTTCGCCGAGGAGCAGCTCGCGTCGGTGCGCGCCGGGCGGGCGAAGGTCGGCAAGGAGTTGGCCGGCTTCGACGTCGTCCCGTCGGTGCCCGTGGTGGTCGGCGACGACGTGGCCACCTGCGCCGAGCTGGTCCGCTGGTACGCGGCCCTCTACGTCGGTGGCATGGGCAGCCGCCAGCAGAACTTCTACAACCAGCTCGCCACCCGGATGGGCTACGGCGACGCCGCCCGCGAGGTGCAGGACCTCTACCTGGCGAAGCGGCAGCGGGACGCCGCCGCCGCGGTGCCGCTGGAGTTCATCGACCGCACCTCGCTGCTGGGCCCGAAGGAGCGCATCGCCGAGCGGATGCGGGAGTACGCCGCCGCCGGCGTCACCACCCTCTCCGTGACCCTGTTCGCGGGCGACCGGGACAGCGGCGTGCAGACCCTGCGTACCGTCGCCGAGGCGCTGGACCTCTCGGGAGTCGGGGAGTGA